In Campylobacter porcelli, the sequence CTATCCATCAAGTCAAATTTACCCATAAAATCCATATAATCTTCTGGAATAAACCTCTTAAATTCACTAGTTGATACCGCACCACTGACAATAGCTAAATAGCTTTTGAAAATCTCTCTATTTTCAAACATTCTCTTAAGCTCTCTTACTACTTCTACGCTCTTACCAACTACAATAACTCCGCTTGTCTCCCTATCTAATCTATGAGCCACGCTAGCATTTTTGCCCCATAAAGTCCAAATCTCATCACACAAACTATACTTACAATTTCTGCCATTTGGATGGGTTAAAACCCCGCTTGGTTTATCAAATACACCAAATTCATCACACTCAAAAATAGGCTTTAATCCTTTTGGCTCACAGGCATAATCTATTAAAAATATATCCCCATTTGCTACACTATTTTTTTTCAAAACCAAATCATTGTTATCTATGATTCTACCGCTATCGCATAGCTTTTGAGCCTCTTTCATACTATAGCCTTGGCTTAATAGAATTTGATACGCTTTTTTACCATAAAATTCACCGATTTTCATCTTTACATAAGCCATTTATTAACCTAAATTTTATAAGATTTTTTATATAATATCGAATTTAATATAAAAATCAGCAAATAAAAGGTTCTAAATATGGTACAAAGATATGCTAGAAAAATTATGAGTGATAAGTGGAGTATGCAAGCCAAATATGACGCTTGGCTAAAAGTAGAACTCGCCGCTGTAAAAGCGTGGAATAAGCTAGGCTTCATACCAGATGATGAGTGCCAAAAAATCTGCAAAAATGCTAAATTTGATATAGCTCATATAGATGAGATAGAAAAGACCACAAAACACGATGTAATCGCCTTTTTAACTAGCGTGAGCCAAAGCCTTGGTGATGAGAGCCGTTTTGTTCACTTTGGTATGACAAGTAGCGATTGTATCGATACAGCCGTAGCACTTCAGATAAAAGATAGTATGGAGCTAATCTTAGATGATGTAAAAACCTTAATGGAAACTATCAAAAATAGAGCCTACGAGCATAAAAATACCCTAATGGTCGGCAGAAGTCATGGAATTCATGGCGAACCAATAACATTTGGCTTAGTCCTTGCTATATGGTATGATGAGATCAAAAGATCTTATGAGCTTTTAGAGCACTCAAAAAGTGTTATTAGCACCGGTATGATAAGCGGTGCGATGGGAAATTTCGCCCACGCTCCACTTGAGCTAGAAGAGTTAGTATGTCAAAATTTAGGTCTAAATCCAGCCCCAGCAAGTAATCAAGTAATCCAAAGAGATCGCTACGCTCAAGTCATAAACGCACTTGCCTTACTAGCTAGTAGTTGCGAAAAGATAGCAGTAGCCATAAGGCACTACCAAAGAACCGAAGTTTATGAAGCTGAGGAGTATTTTAGCCCAGGGCAAAAGGGCTCAAGTGCTATGCCACATAAAAGAAATCCAGTCTTAAGCGAGAATGTAACCGGGCTTTGTAGAATGATCCGCAGCTACGCTATCCCAGCTATGGAAAATGTAGCCCTTTGGCACGAGCGAGACATAAGCCACTCAAGCGTAGAGAGATTTATCTTGCCTGATGCGTTTATCACTAGCGATTTTATGCTAAATAGATTAAATACCATTTTGGCAAATTTGGTTGTATATCCAGAAAATATGATGAAAAATTTAAATTTAACAGGCGGATTAGTCTTTTCTCAACGCGTCCTTTTAGAACTTCCAAAACAAGGAGTAAGCAGAGAAGACGCATACAAAATCGTCCAAAGGAACGCCATGAAAGTTTGGGCTGACTTACAAGAGGGTAAAAAAGCGATCAATGA encodes:
- the purB gene encoding adenylosuccinate lyase, whose amino-acid sequence is MVQRYARKIMSDKWSMQAKYDAWLKVELAAVKAWNKLGFIPDDECQKICKNAKFDIAHIDEIEKTTKHDVIAFLTSVSQSLGDESRFVHFGMTSSDCIDTAVALQIKDSMELILDDVKTLMETIKNRAYEHKNTLMVGRSHGIHGEPITFGLVLAIWYDEIKRSYELLEHSKSVISTGMISGAMGNFAHAPLELEELVCQNLGLNPAPASNQVIQRDRYAQVINALALLASSCEKIAVAIRHYQRTEVYEAEEYFSPGQKGSSAMPHKRNPVLSENVTGLCRMIRSYAIPAMENVALWHERDISHSSVERFILPDAFITSDFMLNRLNTILANLVVYPENMMKNLNLTGGLVFSQRVLLELPKQGVSREDAYKIVQRNAMKVWADLQEGKKAINDNGESLFLQNLLNDNELKEKLDENAIKACFDYDYYTKNVDRIFQRVFKI
- a CDS encoding pseudouridine synthase family protein, whose translation is MAYVKMKIGEFYGKKAYQILLSQGYSMKEAQKLCDSGRIIDNNDLVLKKNSVANGDIFLIDYACEPKGLKPIFECDEFGVFDKPSGVLTHPNGRNCKYSLCDEIWTLWGKNASVAHRLDRETSGVIVVGKSVEVVRELKRMFENREIFKSYLAIVSGAVSTSEFKRFIPEDYMDFMGKFDLMDSQDWFVIDRAMDITDDYDDIKIRMRICDEGKRAVTLFRVVKFDSKTDTTLVECAPLTGRQHQIRLHMFYVKHRILGDPIYGLERCDIERILDGKMSLNERINLTGASRLMLHSNRVKFRFQGAKYDISSKMKFEL